The following are from one region of the Ischnura elegans chromosome X, ioIscEleg1.1, whole genome shotgun sequence genome:
- the LOC124171202 gene encoding tigger transposable element-derived protein 1-like, whose translation MERLLTLWFESEVQKNQPVDLARFHRKALAIYGDLTKDTPNPEPFTASRGWFDRYKKRSNLRGVVKRSGEAASADGEAASAFVEMLREIVEEGGYLPQQIFNCNETGLFWKRMPSRTYISKEEKSIPGFKMVKGRMTILLGGNASGDMKLKPMLVYHSQNPRALKGMVKHRLPVVWKANKKAWVTQSIFSEWFNDHFLPAVKQYCKRMNLSHKILLLLDNCPGHPPSIGNDCENVKVVFLPPNTTSLLQPIDQAVIKTFKSHYLRRNFAQSPWIRPS comes from the coding sequence ATGGAACGTTTGTTAACGTTGTGGTTTGAGAGTGAAGTACAAAAAAATCAGCCAGTTGATTTGGCTAGATTCCATAGAAAGGCATTGGCCATATATGGTGACCTTACCAAAGATACACCTAATCCGGAACCTTTCACGGCTAGTCGAGGGTGGTTCGATCGCTATAAAAAGCGATCTAATTTGCGTGGTGTTGTGAAAAGGAGTGGCGAGGCAGCCAGTGCTGATGGTGAAGCTGCCAGCGCATTCGTTGAAATGCTTCGAGAAATTGTTGAGGAAGGCGGTTACTTACCTCAGCAAATATTTAATTGCAATGAGACTGGTTTATTCTGGAAACGGATGCCTTCTAGAACATATATCTCCAAGGAGGAGAAGTCCATTCCAGGTTTTAAGATGGTGAAAGGTCGTATGACGATACTTTTGGGGGGCAATGCATCTGGTGATATGAAACTGAAACCAATGCTTGTGTATCATTCGCAGAACCCTAGGGCACTTAAAGGGATGGTAAAACATCGCTTGCCTGTAGTTTGGAAGGCTAATAAAAAGGCTTGGGTGACACAGTCTATCTTCAGTGAATGGTTTAACGACCATTTTCTTCCCGCCGTAAAACAATACTGCAAGCGAATGAATCTTTCCCATAAGATTTTGCTCCTGTTGGACAACTGCCCCGGTCATCCTCCCAGTATCGGCAATGACTGTGAGAATGTAAAAGTTGTGTTCCTACCTCCGAACACCACATCCTTGCTGCAGCCCATTGATCAGGCCGTCATAAAGACCTTTAAATCACACTATCTTCGTCGGAACTTTGCGCAGAGCCCATGGATCAGGCCGTCATAA